A region of Takifugu rubripes chromosome 6, fTakRub1.2, whole genome shotgun sequence DNA encodes the following proteins:
- the LOC101069484 gene encoding cholesterol 7-desaturase isoform X2 — translation MDWQNLLKVAAAVALGVATCTLVALQGHTQNSAGRHLSWEDAVPGVPTWPLVCILGGLTAVAMRWMYKLLFCPLELLRAPEDVGYIAEDGRSKAQAANQVRRRRKTGELPPVYPNGWFRVLDSHLLHRGEVRNASVLGEQVAVFRGHSGEAHVVDAYCPHLGANLAVGGRVLGDCIECPFHGWQFQGSDGKCMRIPYAEKVPEIAKLHRWPSCEVNGLILVWFHCEGKEPEWTVPEQEEITSGKWVYRGRTEHFINAHIQEIPENAADLAHLGHLHTPSITSGVDLRHINSKTWQFLRHDWKVGPGLVFLLFNHAFLGRGLLVHCVTPVEPLLQCVTHTMFYQSNMLPVVPKFILRAESIQFERDVMVWNNKRYVSKPLLVKEDQAIQKHRRWFSQFYSESSSRLKLRRHTLDF, via the exons ATGGACTGGCAGAACCTTCTGAAAGTAGCTGCTGCGGTTGCTTTGGGAGTCGCAACCTGCACCTTGGTGGCTTTGCAAGGACACACGCAGAACTCCGCAGGACGGCACCTGTCATGGGAGGACGCGGTGCCCGGGGTCCCAACGTGGCCCCTGGTCTGCATCCTCGGCGGTCTGACGGCCGTGGCCATGCGGTGGATGTACAAGCTGCTCTTCTGTCCCCTGGAGCTGCTCCGGGCGCCCGAAGATGTGGGCTACATCGCCGAGGACGGTCGCTCTAAAGCCCAAGCGGCAAACCAAGTCCGGCGGAGGAGGAAGACCGGAGAGCTGCCTCCAGTCTACCCGAACGGATGGTTCCGAGTCCTGGACTCGCACCTGCTGCACAGGGGCGAGGTCAGAAATGCCTCTGTGTTAG GCGAGCAGGTCGCAGTGTTCCGGGGCCACAGCGGGGAAGCTCACGTGGTCGACGCCTACTGCCCTCACCTGGGGGCAAACCTGGCCGTGGGAGGACGGGTGCTGGGGGACTGTATCGAGTGCCCGTTCCATGGGTGGCAGTTTCAGGGCAGTGACGGCAAGTGCATGCGGATTCCTTATGCTGAAAAAG TGCCAGAGATCGCTAAGCTGCATCGATGGCCCAGCTGTGAGGTCAATGGCCTGATCCTGGTCTGGTTCCACTGTGAGGGCAAAGAGCCCGAGTGGACGGTCCCTGAGCAGGAGGAAATTACATCGGGCAAATGGGTCTACCGGGGCAGAACCGAGCACTTTATCAATGCTCACATACAG GAAATCCCTGAGAACGCAGCAGACCTGGCTCACCTGGGCCACCTGCACACGCCGAGCATCACCAGCGGAGTCGACCTGCGCCACATCAACAGCAAAACCTGGCAATTCCTCCGGCACGACTGGAAG GTGGGTCCAGGGCTTGTCTTCCTGCTGTTTAACCACGCTTTCTTGGGCCGAGGGCTTCTCGTGCACTGCGTCACTCCCGTGGAGCCTCTCCTGCAGTGTGTTACTCACACCATGTTTTATCAGTCCAACATGCTGCCCGTGGTGCCCAAATTCATCCTCAGAGCCGAGAGTATCCAG TTTGAGCGTGACGTGATGGTGTGGAACAATAAGAGGTACGTCTCCAAGCCCCTGCTGGTGAAGGAGGACCAAGCCATCCAGAAGCACCGGCGCTGGTTCAGTCAGTTCTACAGTGAGAGCAGCTCGCGGCTCAAGCTCCGGCGCCACACTTTGGACTTCTGA
- the LOC101069484 gene encoding cholesterol 7-desaturase isoform X1: MDWQNLLKVAAAVALGVATCTLVALQGHTQNSAGRHLSWEDAVPGVPTWPLVCILGGLTAVAMRWMYKLLFCPLELLRAPEDVGYIAEDGRSKAQAANQVRRRRKTGELPPVYPNGWFRVLDSHLLHRGEVRNASVLGEQVAVFRGHSGEAHVVDAYCPHLGANLAVGGRVLGDCIECPFHGWQFQGSDGKCMRIPYAEKVPEIAKLHRWPSCEVNGLILVWFHCEGKEPEWTVPEQEEITSGKWVYRGRTEHFINAHIQEIPENAADLAHLGHLHTPSITSGVDLRHINSKTWQFLRHDWKVRWEPEPEPNQHCSQMFVRHSLTVFGLHCSLLDVHVVARQVGPGLVFLLFNHAFLGRGLLVHCVTPVEPLLQCVTHTMFYQSNMLPVVPKFILRAESIQFERDVMVWNNKRYVSKPLLVKEDQAIQKHRRWFSQFYSESSSRLKLRRHTLDF, translated from the exons ATGGACTGGCAGAACCTTCTGAAAGTAGCTGCTGCGGTTGCTTTGGGAGTCGCAACCTGCACCTTGGTGGCTTTGCAAGGACACACGCAGAACTCCGCAGGACGGCACCTGTCATGGGAGGACGCGGTGCCCGGGGTCCCAACGTGGCCCCTGGTCTGCATCCTCGGCGGTCTGACGGCCGTGGCCATGCGGTGGATGTACAAGCTGCTCTTCTGTCCCCTGGAGCTGCTCCGGGCGCCCGAAGATGTGGGCTACATCGCCGAGGACGGTCGCTCTAAAGCCCAAGCGGCAAACCAAGTCCGGCGGAGGAGGAAGACCGGAGAGCTGCCTCCAGTCTACCCGAACGGATGGTTCCGAGTCCTGGACTCGCACCTGCTGCACAGGGGCGAGGTCAGAAATGCCTCTGTGTTAG GCGAGCAGGTCGCAGTGTTCCGGGGCCACAGCGGGGAAGCTCACGTGGTCGACGCCTACTGCCCTCACCTGGGGGCAAACCTGGCCGTGGGAGGACGGGTGCTGGGGGACTGTATCGAGTGCCCGTTCCATGGGTGGCAGTTTCAGGGCAGTGACGGCAAGTGCATGCGGATTCCTTATGCTGAAAAAG TGCCAGAGATCGCTAAGCTGCATCGATGGCCCAGCTGTGAGGTCAATGGCCTGATCCTGGTCTGGTTCCACTGTGAGGGCAAAGAGCCCGAGTGGACGGTCCCTGAGCAGGAGGAAATTACATCGGGCAAATGGGTCTACCGGGGCAGAACCGAGCACTTTATCAATGCTCACATACAG GAAATCCCTGAGAACGCAGCAGACCTGGCTCACCTGGGCCACCTGCACACGCCGAGCATCACCAGCGGAGTCGACCTGCGCCACATCAACAGCAAAACCTGGCAATTCCTCCGGCACGACTGGAAG GTCCGGTGGGAACCGGAGCCGGAGCCAAACCAGCACTGTTCCCAGATGTTTGTGAGACATTCTTTAACCGTGTTTGGGCTCCACTGCTCTTTACTGGATGTTCATGTTGTGGCCAGACAG GTGGGTCCAGGGCTTGTCTTCCTGCTGTTTAACCACGCTTTCTTGGGCCGAGGGCTTCTCGTGCACTGCGTCACTCCCGTGGAGCCTCTCCTGCAGTGTGTTACTCACACCATGTTTTATCAGTCCAACATGCTGCCCGTGGTGCCCAAATTCATCCTCAGAGCCGAGAGTATCCAG TTTGAGCGTGACGTGATGGTGTGGAACAATAAGAGGTACGTCTCCAAGCCCCTGCTGGTGAAGGAGGACCAAGCCATCCAGAAGCACCGGCGCTGGTTCAGTCAGTTCTACAGTGAGAGCAGCTCGCGGCTCAAGCTCCGGCGCCACACTTTGGACTTCTGA
- the LOC101069712 gene encoding bcl-2-like protein 1 isoform X1, with protein sequence MSNRELVENYLIYKLSQKYPGTVSPPAGTGREALNAALRSMANKYERDFMEQAGDLSPYVAVTRNKAGFNKVMDDMFRDKINWGTVVGLFVVGGATYVQSFEGGASEPVCHVADWMTDYLDQRINPWIESQGGWDCFVTIYGEDACTNRAQEDRRKWILGGLVVLAGVLIIVTKNYGTLRKAFSNFMSYWS encoded by the exons ATGTCTAATAGAGAGCTGGTAGAGAACTATTTAATCTACAAACTCTCTCAGAAATACCCAGGCACTGTGTCTCCACCCGCAGGTACTGGCAGAGAGGCTTTGAATGCAGCTCTTCGGAGCATGGCAAATAAGTACGAGCGGGACTTTATGGAGCAAGCGGGTGACCTCTCCCCATACGTCGCCGTGACTAGGAACAAGGCAGGTTTTAACAAGGTGATGGACGACATGTTCAGAGATAAAATCAACTGGGGAACAGTTGTAGGTCTTTTTGTCGTGGGCGGCGCCACTTATGTGCAATCTTTCGAGGGCGGCGCAAGTGAACCGGTTTGCCACGTTGCAGACTGGATGACAGATTACCTGGACCAACGGATTAATCCATGGATCGAGAGTCAAGGAGGATGG GACTGCTTTGTTACCATTTATGGGGAAGACGCCTGCACAAACAGAGCTCAGGAAGACAGGCGTAAATGGATACTGGGCGGACTGGTGGTACTGGCTGGTGTTTTGATCATTGTTACAAAAAATTATGGTACATTGCGTAAGGCATTTTCAAATTTTATGTCTTATTGGTCATAG
- the LOC101069712 gene encoding bcl-2-like protein 1 isoform X2, whose product MSNRELVENYLIYKLSQKYPGTVSPPAGTGREALNAALRSMANKYERDFMEQAGDLSPYVAVTRNKAGFNKGGASEPVCHVADWMTDYLDQRINPWIESQGGWDCFVTIYGEDACTNRAQEDRRKWILGGLVVLAGVLIIVTKNYGTLRKAFSNFMSYWS is encoded by the exons ATGTCTAATAGAGAGCTGGTAGAGAACTATTTAATCTACAAACTCTCTCAGAAATACCCAGGCACTGTGTCTCCACCCGCAGGTACTGGCAGAGAGGCTTTGAATGCAGCTCTTCGGAGCATGGCAAATAAGTACGAGCGGGACTTTATGGAGCAAGCGGGTGACCTCTCCCCATACGTCGCCGTGACTAGGAACAAGGCAGGTTTTAACAAG GGCGGCGCAAGTGAACCGGTTTGCCACGTTGCAGACTGGATGACAGATTACCTGGACCAACGGATTAATCCATGGATCGAGAGTCAAGGAGGATGG GACTGCTTTGTTACCATTTATGGGGAAGACGCCTGCACAAACAGAGCTCAGGAAGACAGGCGTAAATGGATACTGGGCGGACTGGTGGTACTGGCTGGTGTTTTGATCATTGTTACAAAAAATTATGGTACATTGCGTAAGGCATTTTCAAATTTTATGTCTTATTGGTCATAG